A DNA window from Bombus vancouverensis nearcticus chromosome 6, iyBomVanc1_principal, whole genome shotgun sequence contains the following coding sequences:
- the Trpgamma gene encoding transient receptor potential cation channel gamma isoform X3 — protein MDINTIRGGWNSGARSGFLRGIGQRVSFDPEAPPLPPQPARKVDEKVKRHSIHGMIEEENVVRPHQEMASLSYQEKKYLLAVERGDVASVRRMLQSAHETEMNINCVDPLGRSALLMAIDNENLEMVELLIEHKVDTKDALLHAISEEFVEAVEVLLEHEESLHRNGEPHVSRFHRLVYSWEALPSDTATFTPDITPLILAAHRDNYEIIKILLDRGSTLPMPHDVRCGCDECVTSRREDSLRHSRSRINAYRALASPSLIALSSKDPILTAFELSWELRRLSFLEHEFKCEYQELRRQCQDFATALLDHTRSSYELEVLLNHDPTGPAFEHGERMHLNRLKLAIKLRQKKFVAHPNVQQLLASIWYEGLPGFRRKNMVLQALEIVRIGVLFPFFSVAYIIAPHSVVGQTMRKPFIKFICHSASYFTFLFMLILASQRIESVIGNWMGHDVIEHEPAPTKRGAAPTIVEWFILAWVSGLIWSEVKQLWDVGLEEYVNDMWNVIDFVTNSLYVATAALRVVAYYRVQKETQKSGSMIELQREQWDTWDPMLISEGLFSAANIFSSLKLVYIFSVNPHLGPLQVSLSRMVMDIMKFFFLYVLVLFAFSCGLNQLLWYYADMEKKRCPTAMAYSGNTNVTTDSNACIVWRRFANLFETAQTLFWAVFGLVDLESFELDGIKAFTRFWGMLMFGTYSVINIVVLLNLLIAMMNHSYQLISERADIEWKFARSKLWISYFEEGGTAPPPFNIIPTPKSVWYMGQWLYRKLCGHSRAAKKEHMRTIRRKVKQASERDFRYQSIMRNLVRRYVTVEQRKAESEGVTEDDVNEIKQDISALRCELIEILKNSGMNTSTASGAGTGAGGKKNRQKERRLMKGFNIAPQPSGSGSLPPVDEFTASLQQVQQENSHEIFGSTLSGIFGPGATPKKSPHHTSTNSVPGLGTSRQSRRIRGSSKKKRWENLIEAAKVRGRVSRLIGRSRSEDSVYSPASEDGGSRSEGSTDSKSSLETPGPEVQATHHSHHAHHSHHHEGHHMFAHGLGALVALRKKRKNFSDSRASSGMRSSSGTNPMYPITSVLVSKVSKKQQLQRASSVPARGPELGQQPIPPRRHEGTQSQQPSIDTPEGVNANEQPVVPAAPLTPSTTEESVVASSSLPATMKRNGSATQLQRLPGIEPISGHDVSGGWL, from the exons AGGCACAGTATCCACGGCATGATAGAGGAAGAGAACGTGGTGAGACCGCACCAGGAAATGGCTAGTCTGTCCTATCAAGAGAAGAAGTACCTTCTCGCGGTGGAACGTGGAGATGTTGCTTCTGTCAGAAG GATGTTGCAGAGTGCTCACGAAACCGAAATGAACATCAACTGCGTGGATCCATTGGGACGTTCGGCGCTTCTAATGGCGATCGATAATGAAAATCTGGAAATGGTGGAGCTGCTGATCGAGCATAAAGTCGACACGAAGGACGCGTTGCTTCATGCCATCTCCGAGGAATTCGTCGAAGCGGTCGAGGTACTTCTGGAACACGAGGAAAGTCTTCATCGAAACGGGGAGCCACACGTTAGTCGCTTTCATCGTCTAGTATAT AGCTGGGAAGCGCTGCCATCGGACACCGCAACCTTCACACCAGACATTACACCCCTAATCTTAGCCGCTCATAGGGATAACTACGAGATCATTAAGATCCTGCTGGACCGCGGATCCACGTTACCTATGCCACACGATGTTCGTTGCGG GTGCGACGAGTGTGTAACATCGAGGAGAGAGGATTCTCTGAGGCATTCCAGGAGCCGAATAAACGCATACAGAGCTCTAGCATCGCCGTCCTTGATCGCTCTTTCCTCAAAGGATCCCATCCTAACTGCGTTCGAGCTCTCTTGGGAACTTCGGCGACTCTCGTTCCTCGAGCACGAGTTTAAGTGCGAATACCAG GAGCTTAGAAGACAATGCCAAGACTTTGCTACTGCTTTACTGGATCACACTAGAAGTTCCTACGAGCTGGAGGTGCTCCTAAATCACGATCCCACCGGGCCAGCGTTCGAGCACGGCGAAAGGATGCATCTGAACCGGCTGAAACTCGCTATTAAACTTCGGCAGAAGAAG TTCGTGGCGCATCCCAACGTGCAGCAGTTACTCGCATCGATTTGGTACGAAGGTCTTCCAGGCTTCCGAAGGAAAAACATGGTCCTCCAGGCGCTGGAGATCGTCAGGATCGGCgtcctctttcctttcttcAGCGTTGCATACATCATCGCGCCCCACAGCGTGGTCGGCCAGACCATGAGGAAACCGTTCATCAAGTTCATCTGTCACTCGGCCTCGTATTTCACTTTTCTTT TCATGTTGATTCTGGCTAGTCAAAGGATAGAAAGCGTGATCGGGAACTGGATGGGTCACGATGTCATAGAGCACGAACCAGCACCGACGAAAAGAGGCGCTGCTCCAACGATAGTCGAATG GTTCATCCTGGCCTGGGTATCCGGCCTGATTTGGTCCGAAGTGAAGCAGCTGTGGGACGTCGGCCTCGAGGAGTACGTGAACGACATGTGGAACGTGATCGACTTCGTTACCAACTCCTTATACGTAGCTACGGCCGCGCTCAGGGTGGTCGCTTACTACAGGGTGCAAAAAGAAACCCAGAAGTCCGGATCCATGATCGAGCTGCAACGCGAACAATGGGATACGTGGGATCCAATGCTCATATCCGAGGGCCTTTTCTCCGCCGCCAATATATTCAG CTCTCTGAAACTCGTCTACATTTTCTCCGTAAATCCTCACCTCGGTCCACTGCAAGTCTCCCTGTCTAGGATGGTAATGGACATCATGAAGTTCTTCTTCCTCTATGTGCTGGTGCTATTCGCCTTCTCCTGCG GTCTAAACCAGCTGCTATGGTACTACGCGGATATGGAGAAGAAACGGTGCCCGACCGCGATGGCTTATTCTGGTAACACCAACGTCACGACCGATTCGAACGCTTGCATCGTTTGGCGTAGATTTGCAAA TTTGTTCGAAACCGCTCAAACGCTATTCTGGGCCGTGTTCGGACTAGTCGACCTCGAGAGCTTCGAACTGGATGGCATTAAAGCGTTCACCAGGTTCTGGGGCATGCTGATGTTCGGCACGTACTCGGTGATCAACATCGTCGTACTATTGAATCTATTAATCGCCATGATGAACCATTCCTATCAGTTGATCTCT GAACGTGCCGATATCGAATGGAAGTTCGCCAGGAGCAAACTCTGGATCAGCTATTTCGAGGAGGGTGGCACGGCTCCACCACCGTTTAACATCATCCCGACTCCGAAGAGCGTTTGGTACATGGGCCAGTGGTTGTATCGCAAGCTGTGTGGCCATAGCAGAGCTGCCAAGAAGGAGCACATGAGAACGATCAGA AGAAAAGTTAAGCAAGCATCGGAAAGAGACTTTAGGTATCAAAGTATTATGAGGAATTTGGTGAGAAGGTATGTGACGGTGGAGCAAAGGAAAGCGGAGAGCGAGGGTGTAACAGAAGACGACGTGAACGAGATTAAACAAGATATCAGCGCTCTGAGATGCGAATTGATCGAGATTTTAAAGAATTCCGGCATGAACACGTCCACAGCCAGTGGCGCTGGAACTG GTGCGGGGGGTAAGAAGAATCGTCAGAAGGAGCGACGTCTAATGAAGGGATTCAATATCGCCCCTCAACCCAGTGGAAGTGGCAGTCTACCGCCGGTTGACGAATTTACAGCGTCGCTGCAACAAGTGCAACAGGAAAACTCCCACGAGATATTTGGTTCGACCTTGAGCGGGATATTTGGACCAGGCGCCACACCAAAGAAGAGTCCACATCACACCAGTACTAACAGCGTTCCGGGACTCGGTACGAGCAGACAGAGTCGCAGAATTAGGGGAAGTTCGAAGAAGAAGAGATGGGAAAACCTTATCGAGGCAGCTAAAGTTCGAGGAAGAGTCTCGAGGCTAATTG GTAGATCTCGTTCAGAGGATTCCGTGTACTCGCCTGCTTCCGAAGATGGCGGTTCAAGATCGGAAGGATCGACGGACTCAAAATCATCATTGGAGACCCCTGGACCCGAAGTCCAGGCCACGCACCATTCTCATCACGCGCATCATTCGCATCATCACGAGGGACATCACATGTTCGCTCATGGCCTAGGCGCGCTGGTAGCACtccgaaagaaacgaaagaacttCTCAGACTCCAGGGCGAGTTCGGGAATGAGAAGCAGCAGCGGTACGAATCCGATGTACCCGATCACCTCGGTTCTCGTTTCGAAAGTATCGAAGAAACAACAACTACAGAGAGCCAGCAGCGTACCTGCTAGAGGACCGGAATTGGGCCAACAGCCGATTCCACCGAGGAGACACGAAGGCACGCAAAGTCAGCAGCCTAGTATCGACACACCTGAGGGTGTCAACGCTAACGAGCAACCTG TGGTTCCGGCTGCTCCGCTGACACCATCAACGACGGAGGAGAGCGTGGTCGCGAGCAGTTCTCTCCCAGCGACCATGAAAAGGAACGGATCAGCGACGCAGCTACAGCGGCTTCCGGGTATCGAGCCGATATCCGGTCACGATGTATCCGGAGGATGGCTCTGA